The genomic window CGGTATTCGGCGATCCACCGGGCCATGGCGGCGATGCTCTTTTCCTTTGCCGCCGGTTTCAGATGGCTGACGACGATGCGCAGCCCCTCGACGTGCCCCACCTCGAAGAAGTCCAGGAAAGCCTCCTCGCGGTTGGCAGCCTCCGTCATCGCCCCGTAACGTTTCTGCATGAATTGCTCCACGCTTTTCGAGCCGGTGGCCGCGCGGATGTCTTTCATGGCGACCGCCGGCGTGTAATCGTGAAAGCGATGCACCCAGAAGCCGATGCCGAGCCCAATGAGGAGAAGCACCACGACGCCCGCCCAAGCGAGCTTTCGGCCGCGGCTTATTGGCTGGCGGCGTGGCGCGGTTGGCTGCGGTGTGCTTTTCATGCCGCCACTCTACCGCTGCTTGCCTGCAAAGTCATGCGCAACTTTCGGGGAATTCAGAGGGCCTTACGGCGCGCCCGCCGCAGCCGCGCGCTGGTGCCCGGCCCAATACAGGAGCACGCCCAAGAGTGCAAAGGGCAGCAGGGAAAGTGCGTCGGAATACGCGCCATTGTAGAACGGGTTGCCCATCGCCCAATGCTCCATCGTGGTATTAAATCCGCTCAGTGCCACGGCGCAGAACGCGATGACGATGCCCGCAATGGCGCCGCCGGCAATGTACCCTGAGGCCATTAGCACGCCCGGGCTTTTGTCGCCTTCCGCCACCAGTTGCTCCTCGGTGAGGTCGTGATCCTTGAGTCTCCGGCGCAGATGCCGATCCACCAGCCAGCGGATCAGCCCGCCAACAAAGATCGGCGTGGAGGAGGACAGCGGCAGGTACACGCCCACCGCGAACGCAAGCGAGGAAATCCCGCACAGCTCCAGCGTCACCGCGATCATCACGCCAAGAATCACCAGCGCCCAGGGAAGCCGGCGGTCCAGAATGCCTTTGATGATGTACGACATCAGCGTCGCCTTGGGCGCGACGAACTTCTGCACCTCGCTGCCATCCGGGCGGAACTTATGCGTGCCGTTGATGCCGGGGTCCGAAAGGCAGACGGGCGCACCCTGGGCATTGATCAGGTAACAACCGGCGGGGCCGCCGGTGTCGTCGGTTTTGTACCAGACGTCATACGTCCCGGCGGGCACTCCGGCGGTGGCCGCGATGGTTTTCTGCCTGGTGATCTGCGCCGGGTTGGCTTGCAGCGTGGCCGGGTAATTTTCCACGCGGCGGTAAATGGCTTTGCCCGCCGCCTCCACGGCGTAGCAGCCGGGCGTCAGGTTGGTGAACACGGCGGCGTTTTCGCCGGTCACGAGCAGTTCGCGGTAATCGCCGGGTTGTGGCGGCGCGGGCTGGGCGGTCCAGGGTTTCAAGGACGCGAGCTGCCGGGCGTCGAGCCGCAGCGCGGATTCCGGCTCCAGCGTGACGCGCGGTACATAGACAGTGGCGGCGTCATTCAGCCGCAGCAGAATCGGGCCCAGCACCAGGGCCGAGGCCAGCGCGCCAAGCAGGATCGCGATCTGTTGCAGACGCGGCGTGGCGCCCACAAGGAAGCCGGTCTTCAAATCCTGGGACGTCGTGCCGCCGTTGGAAGCCGCAATGCACACGATACCGCCCACCGAGAGCGCGGTGACAAAGTAGCCCGGCCCCGTCCAGCCGAGCACGAGGAAGATCAGGCAGGTCAGCAGCAGCGTGGCGACCGTCATGCCGGAGATGGGGTTCGAGCTGGAGCCGATCTCGCCCGTCAGCCGCGAGGAAACTGTCACAAAGAGGAACCCGAACACCACAATGAGCACCGCACCGAGCAGGTTCATGTGCAGGGTGGAGGCCGCGAGGATGGCCGCGAGCAGCACGACGATCCCGCCGATCACAAACTTCATGGAAAGATCCGTCTCCGTGCGCGTGCCGCTAGTCTGGCCCGCCCGCGCCGCCTGGAAATCCGCCAGGCCGGCCTTCAGCCCGTGCAGCAGGGTCGGCAGGGAGCGGAACAGGCTGATGATGCCCCCCGCCGCCACCGCCCCCGCGCCGATATATAATATATAGGCGCCGCGAATTTCATCCGGCCCCATGTTCTTGATCAAGTCGCGCCCCGGCGGCAACGCCTCGGTCAGGTTATCGCCGAAGAACTTGATCATGGGAATCAGCACCAGGTACGACAGCACGCCCCCGGCGCACATAATGGACGCAATGCGCGGGCCAATGATGTACCCCACGCCCAGCAGCTCCGGGGAAATCTCCGCCGAAACCGAGCCCGACTTAAAGACCCCGCCAAAAATCTTCTCAGGCACTTCCTTCCAGCCCTTAAAGACCAGCATCACCGTCTTATAAGCCAGTCCGATGCCGAACCCGGCGAAAATGGTCCGCGCGCTGATTTCCCCGGCCTGGATGGATTTCTTTGCGGAGGCAGAAGCGTTGGCCTTGGACTCGGCGGAAGCCCCCGCCTTCAGCACCTCGGCGCAAGCGGTGCCCTCGGGATATTTCAACTGCCCATGCTGCTGCACAATGAGCGCCCGCCGCAGCGGGATCATC from Verrucomicrobiota bacterium includes these protein-coding regions:
- a CDS encoding oligopeptide transporter, OPT family, whose translation is MQNPEPPASRPAPPPAFEPYIPASVRLPEFTVRALILGTILGIVFGASSLYLVLKVGLTVSASIPVAVISVALFRLASKLGVKDATILENNIVQTAGSAGESIAFGIGVTMPAIMILGFDLEISRVMLVAVLGGLLGILMMIPLRRALIVQQHGQLKYPEGTACAEVLKAGASAESKANASASAKKSIQAGEISARTIFAGFGIGLAYKTVMLVFKGWKEVPEKIFGGVFKSGSVSAEISPELLGVGYIIGPRIASIMCAGGVLSYLVLIPMIKFFGDNLTEALPPGRDLIKNMGPDEIRGAYILYIGAGAVAAGGIISLFRSLPTLLHGLKAGLADFQAARAGQTSGTRTETDLSMKFVIGGIVVLLAAILAASTLHMNLLGAVLIVVFGFLFVTVSSRLTGEIGSSSNPISGMTVATLLLTCLIFLVLGWTGPGYFVTALSVGGIVCIAASNGGTTSQDLKTGFLVGATPRLQQIAILLGALASALVLGPILLRLNDAATVYVPRVTLEPESALRLDARQLASLKPWTAQPAPPQPGDYRELLVTGENAAVFTNLTPGCYAVEAAGKAIYRRVENYPATLQANPAQITRQKTIAATAGVPAGTYDVWYKTDDTGGPAGCYLINAQGAPVCLSDPGINGTHKFRPDGSEVQKFVAPKATLMSYIIKGILDRRLPWALVILGVMIAVTLELCGISSLAFAVGVYLPLSSSTPIFVGGLIRWLVDRHLRRRLKDHDLTEEQLVAEGDKSPGVLMASGYIAGGAIAGIVIAFCAVALSGFNTTMEHWAMGNPFYNGAYSDALSLLPFALLGVLLYWAGHQRAAAAGAP